The Actinobacillus equuli genome includes a window with the following:
- a CDS encoding zonular occludens toxin domain-containing protein: protein MSIFAYTGIPGSGKSYEVVSSVILENFRKGRNIVTNIEGISEEKLIDYCLSKDKKISRESLGKLRKVTDSDCQKEDFFPFKGAENTFCKAGDLICLDEVWRIFPSDKIHPNHRSFIAEHRHFTNEKGDCCDLIVINQSITGIPRFIKDRIESTFVMRKMTMLGFSKRYRVDVFIGVKTTKTSLIAQYHNKYSDEIFQLYKSFDGVNGKQNIIDSRQNFFKSAQFKLILFSSIFCLSGSFYYLYDLLDKYEKPEKNIEKPKSKTSTNNTECVSLISMNQIGDISYFIIKKGDNYERIANIDNINVCNIKKFQR from the coding sequence ATGTCTATTTTTGCTTATACCGGTATTCCCGGTTCTGGGAAGTCTTATGAAGTAGTGTCTTCGGTGATTTTGGAAAATTTCAGAAAAGGTCGAAACATCGTCACAAATATTGAAGGTATTTCTGAAGAAAAGCTAATTGATTATTGCTTAAGCAAAGACAAGAAAATCTCCCGTGAATCGTTGGGCAAGCTACGTAAAGTAACCGATTCAGATTGTCAGAAAGAGGATTTTTTCCCGTTTAAAGGGGCAGAGAACACCTTTTGCAAGGCAGGAGATTTAATCTGTTTAGATGAAGTATGGAGAATCTTTCCTAGTGACAAAATTCATCCGAATCACCGCTCGTTTATTGCCGAACATAGACATTTTACAAATGAGAAAGGGGATTGTTGTGATCTTATCGTGATTAACCAATCAATCACCGGAATTCCTCGTTTTATCAAAGATAGAATCGAATCTACATTTGTGATGCGTAAAATGACCATGCTCGGTTTTTCTAAACGCTATCGGGTAGATGTTTTTATCGGAGTAAAAACGACAAAAACATCATTAATTGCTCAGTACCATAATAAATATTCTGATGAAATATTCCAACTTTATAAAAGCTTTGATGGTGTCAATGGGAAACAAAATATCATTGATAGCAGACAAAACTTTTTTAAATCAGCACAATTTAAACTGATATTATTTTCTTCTATTTTTTGTTTGTCTGGCTCTTTCTATTATCTCTATGATTTGTTAGATAAATATGAAAAACCAGAAAAAAATATAGAAAAACCAAAATCAAAAACCAGTACAAATAATACCGAATGTGTCAGTTTAATTTCCATGAATCAGATAGGCGATATTAGCTATTTTATTATTAAAAAAGGGGACAACTATGAAAGAATTGCTAACATTGATAATATTAATGTTTGTAATATCAAAAAATTCCAACGCTAA
- a CDS encoding DUF2523 family protein → MGAIISFLSKSFSGILSFIFKSLVIKFVVFAIIFLVVTEVIPILFEVFIPEQELQQYFDSIPSEALFFLSAFKIDVGLQMILSAYMTRFMIRRIPFVG, encoded by the coding sequence ATGGGCGCAATTATTTCTTTTCTATCAAAATCTTTTTCAGGAATTTTATCATTTATATTTAAATCCCTAGTAATTAAATTTGTTGTATTCGCAATTATATTTTTAGTTGTTACTGAAGTTATTCCAATACTTTTTGAAGTATTTATTCCTGAGCAAGAATTACAGCAATATTTTGATTCTATTCCTTCGGAGGCTTTATTTTTCTTATCCGCATTTAAGATTGATGTTGGTCTTCAAATGATTTTAAGTGCTTATATGACAAGATTTATGATTCGTCGTATTCCATTCGTAGGTTAA
- a CDS encoding phage/plasmid replication domain-containing protein — protein sequence MNYHIDWLTIEQDFGFEIPESTLASIFDFGVIGIHLDTGEVQQGIRTGKYRHKGSYCDEVSIKVSGSVIRMEGNPSRWNKVENVLGFTDIDSCVSCFNNILFSLKLPLFTRCTEIFHGQGKDGEKVRTFSNGAIIKRLDITTNVSVGRGNERTFLKALSQMRYRNSIGRLHTNGCTVDWLSAKGNANLIYPSCYIKHEELLIHSFDKIKNKFGFDSKEFTYYKKVYDYCEENGVVRFEQKLKSRYLQREGLCYWGLSDFSGLEALQKGFLDMYRRLSVSEVKLETIAEQLVSEGIVDTLRKANTTAYYAMLWANGQNLFLKEAQFKLHRARLRKIGIDIANPCDIEKFQAVRVISCEQIFVKPFKAPDFYQYPSNMPKLRLIA from the coding sequence ACGCTTGCGTCTATTTTTGATTTCGGTGTGATAGGCATTCATCTTGATACCGGAGAAGTTCAGCAGGGCATAAGAACCGGAAAATATCGTCATAAAGGCAGCTATTGCGATGAGGTTTCTATCAAGGTTTCCGGTTCCGTTATTCGAATGGAAGGGAACCCAAGCCGTTGGAATAAAGTTGAAAATGTATTAGGTTTTACTGATATTGATTCTTGTGTTTCTTGTTTTAACAACATTCTTTTCTCTCTTAAACTTCCATTATTTACTCGTTGTACAGAGATTTTCCACGGACAAGGCAAAGACGGCGAAAAAGTAAGAACTTTTTCAAACGGTGCCATCATCAAGCGTTTAGACATCACCACTAATGTTTCAGTCGGTCGAGGTAATGAACGTACATTTCTCAAGGCTCTTTCTCAAATGCGTTACCGTAACTCAATCGGTCGATTACACACTAATGGCTGCACAGTCGATTGGTTAAGCGCAAAGGGTAATGCCAATCTGATTTACCCATCCTGCTATATCAAACACGAAGAGCTTTTAATACATTCTTTTGACAAGATTAAAAATAAGTTTGGTTTCGATTCAAAGGAGTTCACTTATTACAAAAAGGTCTATGACTATTGCGAGGAGAATGGAGTAGTCCGATTCGAACAAAAATTAAAATCTCGTTATTTACAACGTGAAGGGCTTTGTTATTGGGGTTTGAGTGATTTTTCGGGTTTAGAAGCATTACAGAAAGGTTTTTTAGATATGTATAGAAGATTAAGTGTCAGTGAAGTGAAACTAGAAACGATAGCGGAACAGCTTGTTTCTGAGGGGATAGTCGATACTTTGCGTAAAGCTAATACGACTGCTTATTACGCTATGTTATGGGCTAATGGACAGAACCTTTTTTTGAAAGAAGCCCAATTTAAATTACATCGCGCAAGATTACGTAAAATCGGGATAGATATTGCAAACCCTTGCGATATTGAAAAATTCCAAGCTGTCCGAGTGATTTCTTGCGAACAGATCTTCGTTAAACCATTTAAGGCCCCGGATTTTTATCAGTATCCAAGCAATATGCCGAAGCTACGGTTGATTGCTTAA